In the Arthrobacter sp. 31Y genome, one interval contains:
- a CDS encoding ribose-phosphate diphosphokinase, producing the protein MSEITAHGEKKLILAAGRAHPELAQEIAKELETELLPIDAYDFANGEIYVRSAESVRGTDAFVIQAHPAPLNNWLMEQLIMIDSLKRASAKRITVVSPFYPYSRQDKKGRGREPISARLVADLYKTAGADRIMSVDLHTSQIQGFFDGPVDHLMAIPLLADYIRTKVEADNITVVSPDTGRVRVAEQWAERLGGAPLAFVHKSRDLTVPNQAVSKTVVGQVEGRTCVLIDDMIDTGGTISGAVQVLKNAGAKDVIIACTHAVFSEPAAQRLADSGAREVVVTNTLPIPAEKRFPSLTVLSIAPLIARAIREVFDDGSVTSLFDGKA; encoded by the coding sequence ATGAGCGAAATTACCGCACACGGCGAGAAGAAACTGATTCTCGCCGCCGGAAGGGCGCATCCGGAGCTGGCGCAGGAAATCGCGAAGGAGCTGGAGACCGAGCTCCTGCCCATCGACGCCTACGACTTCGCAAACGGGGAAATCTACGTCCGTTCGGCTGAGAGCGTGCGAGGCACCGATGCCTTCGTCATCCAGGCTCACCCCGCTCCGTTGAACAACTGGCTGATGGAGCAGTTGATCATGATCGACTCCCTCAAGCGCGCCTCTGCCAAGAGGATCACGGTTGTTTCCCCGTTCTACCCTTACTCCCGCCAGGACAAGAAGGGCCGCGGCCGCGAGCCCATTTCCGCCCGCTTGGTTGCCGACCTCTACAAGACTGCCGGCGCGGACCGCATCATGTCCGTGGACCTGCACACCTCGCAGATCCAGGGCTTCTTCGACGGCCCCGTTGACCACCTGATGGCCATCCCGCTGTTGGCTGACTACATCCGGACCAAGGTTGAGGCTGACAACATCACTGTTGTTTCCCCTGACACCGGACGTGTCCGCGTTGCAGAGCAGTGGGCCGAGCGACTGGGCGGCGCCCCGCTCGCGTTCGTTCACAAGAGCCGCGATCTCACCGTCCCCAACCAGGCCGTTTCCAAGACCGTTGTTGGCCAGGTTGAAGGCCGCACCTGTGTCCTGATCGATGACATGATCGATACCGGCGGAACGATCTCCGGTGCCGTCCAGGTGCTGAAGAACGCCGGCGCCAAAGACGTCATCATTGCCTGCACGCACGCAGTCTTCTCCGAACCCGCAGCCCAGCGCCTCGCCGATTCCGGTGCCCGCGAAGTTGTGGTCACCAACACGCTGCCCATCCCTGCAGAGAAGCGCTTCCCGTCGCTGACGGTGTTGTCGATCGCCCCCTTGATCGCGCGCGCCATCCGTGAAGTGTTCGACGACGGTTCGGTCACCAGCCTGTTCGACGGCAAGGCATAA